Proteins from one Nakamurella multipartita DSM 44233 genomic window:
- a CDS encoding sensor histidine kinase: MPRPWSSATSAPWPACGPCCWTCAGPSGRCGCPGAGSRWPVTRERRRIARDLHDGVQQHAINLGLLAQQIQLAPDPAGTAASAAALHTGVITLLAEVRNLIGGIMPAPLVERGIVSAVRALAGRSTVPVDVQVHGPPRRLPAELESTVYFVVSEAIANTGKYAQASTIRIVLTMTEQDVVAEISDDGIGGAVPGSGTGLVGLRDRVAAFGGTLSVTSPPGAGTQVRMMIPCG, from the coding sequence ATGCCTCGGCCCTGGTCATCAGCCACCAGCGCACCCTGGCCAGCCTGCGGGCCGTGCTGCTGGACCTGCGCCGGACCGAGCGGGCGCTGCGGCTGTCCCGGCGCCGGATCGCGGTGGCCGGTGACCCGGGAACGGCGCCGCATCGCCCGCGACCTGCACGACGGGGTGCAGCAGCACGCGATCAACCTCGGCCTGCTCGCCCAGCAGATCCAGCTCGCGCCGGACCCGGCCGGGACGGCCGCCTCGGCCGCGGCCCTGCACACCGGGGTGATCACCCTGCTGGCCGAGGTGCGCAACCTGATCGGGGGCATCATGCCGGCCCCGCTGGTCGAGCGGGGCATCGTCTCCGCGGTGCGGGCCCTGGCCGGCCGCAGCACCGTGCCGGTCGACGTGCAGGTGCACGGCCCGCCGCGTCGGCTGCCCGCCGAGCTCGAGAGCACCGTCTACTTCGTCGTCAGCGAGGCGATCGCCAACACCGGCAAGTACGCGCAGGCATCGACGATCCGGATCGTGCTCACCATGACCGAGCAGGACGTGGTCGCCGAGATCTCCGACGACGGCATCGGCGGAGCCGTGCCCGGGTCGGGCACCGGACTGGTCGGGCTGCGCGACCGGGTGGCCGCGTTCGGCGGCACCCTGAGCGTGACCTCGCCGCCGGGCGCCGGCACGCAAGTGCGGATGATGATCCCATGCGGATAG
- a CDS encoding response regulator, translated as MRIALAEDEGLFRQGLSSLLTAGGHQVVLSAADAQQLAEQVQQTAPDLVITDIRMPPTYTGEGFQAAKDIRRRMPDVAIVLLSHHVDAQGTIELLAAGRHRIGYLLKQRVLDFGMFNGVLERVQAGESVIDPEVVSEALAVRRRRHPVDSLTPRRLDVLSLMAQGYSNARIARELVVTEAAVARNIGLIFDTLDLPPDPNIHRRVQAVLEYLNQ; from the coding sequence ATGCGGATAGCCCTGGCTGAGGACGAAGGTCTGTTCCGGCAGGGCCTGAGCAGCCTGCTCACCGCCGGCGGGCATCAGGTCGTGCTGTCCGCGGCGGACGCCCAGCAGCTGGCCGAGCAGGTCCAACAGACGGCCCCCGACCTGGTCATCACCGACATCCGGATGCCGCCGACCTACACCGGCGAGGGCTTCCAGGCGGCCAAGGACATCCGCCGGCGGATGCCGGACGTGGCCATCGTGCTGCTGTCCCACCACGTCGACGCCCAGGGCACCATCGAGCTGCTGGCCGCCGGCCGGCACCGCATCGGCTACCTGCTCAAGCAGCGGGTGCTGGACTTCGGCATGTTCAACGGGGTGCTGGAACGGGTGCAGGCCGGCGAGTCCGTCATCGACCCCGAGGTGGTCTCCGAGGCGCTCGCCGTCCGCCGACGGCGTCACCCGGTCGACAGCCTCACCCCGCGCCGGCTCGACGTGCTGAGCCTGATGGCTCAGGGCTACAGCAACGCCCGGATCGCCCGCGAGCTGGTGGTCACCGAGGCGGCGGTGGCCCGCAACATCGGGCTGATCTTCGACACCCTCGACCTGCCGCCCGACCCGAACATCCATCGCCGGGTGCAGGCCGTCCTGGAGTACCTCAACCAGTAG
- the uvrB gene encoding excinuclease ABC subunit UvrB, with amino-acid sequence MAFATEHPILAVSEHRPVGDIPRTSGRFEVVSDYQPSGDQPQAIAELRKRLDAGEKDVVLLGATGTGKSATTAWLIEQVQRPTLVMAPNKTLAAQLANELRELFPENAVEYFVSYYDYYQPEAYVPQTDTYIEKDSSINNDVERLRHSATMSLLSRRDVIVVASVSCIYGLGTPQSYLDRSLPVAIGQQIERDALLRALVEIQYSRNDVSFTRGSFRVRGDTVEIIPAYEELAVRIEFFGDEVERLYYLHPLTGDVVREVDSLRIFPATHYVAGPERMAKAIAAIETELAQRLAELEKQGKLLEAQRLRMRTSYDVEMMRQVGFCSGIENYSRHIDGRPGGSAPATLIDYFPDDFLLVIDESHVTVPQIGAMYEGDASRKRVLVDHGFRLPSAMDNRPLTWEEFAGRIGQTVYLSATPGPYELGQAQGEFVEQVIRPTGLVDPEVVIKPTRGQIDDLIGEIRARTIRDERVLVTTLTKKMSEDLTDYLLELGIRVRYLHSEVDTLRRVELLRELRLGEFDVLVGINLLREGLDLPEVSLVAILDADKEGFLRSETSLIQTIGRAARNVNGEVHMYADKITPSMERAIDETNRRREKQQEYNRAHGIDPMPLRKKINDILALVYAEADNTVDGGSPVKVGGSGRNSSRGRKAQGEPGGKASKTSGVFAGHNTAGMARSELADLVQQLTDQMMAAARDLKFELAGRLRDEISELKREIRDMDASGVTTAKDSRKATLHVVK; translated from the coding sequence GTGGCCTTCGCAACCGAACACCCCATCCTGGCCGTCTCCGAGCACCGCCCGGTCGGCGATATTCCGCGCACCTCGGGCCGCTTCGAGGTGGTCAGCGACTACCAACCCTCCGGCGACCAGCCGCAGGCCATCGCCGAGCTGCGCAAGCGGCTGGACGCGGGGGAGAAGGACGTGGTCCTGCTCGGGGCCACCGGCACCGGAAAGTCCGCGACCACCGCCTGGCTGATCGAACAGGTGCAGCGGCCGACCCTGGTGATGGCGCCGAACAAGACCCTGGCCGCGCAGCTGGCCAACGAGCTGCGCGAGCTGTTCCCGGAGAACGCGGTCGAGTACTTCGTCTCCTACTACGACTACTACCAGCCGGAGGCGTACGTCCCGCAGACGGACACCTACATCGAGAAGGACTCGTCGATCAACAACGACGTGGAGCGCCTCCGGCACTCGGCGACCATGTCGCTGCTGTCCCGGCGGGACGTGATCGTGGTCGCCTCGGTGTCCTGCATCTACGGCCTGGGCACCCCGCAGTCCTACCTGGACCGCTCGCTACCGGTGGCGATCGGCCAGCAGATCGAACGCGATGCCCTGCTTCGGGCGCTGGTGGAGATCCAGTACTCGCGCAACGACGTCTCGTTCACCCGTGGCTCGTTCCGGGTGCGCGGCGACACCGTCGAGATCATCCCGGCCTACGAGGAGTTGGCCGTGCGGATCGAGTTCTTCGGTGACGAGGTGGAGCGGCTGTACTACCTGCACCCGCTCACCGGCGACGTGGTCCGCGAGGTCGACTCGCTGCGGATCTTCCCGGCGACCCACTACGTGGCCGGACCCGAGCGGATGGCCAAGGCGATCGCCGCGATCGAGACCGAGCTGGCCCAGCGGCTGGCCGAGCTGGAGAAGCAGGGCAAGCTGCTGGAGGCGCAGCGGCTGCGGATGCGGACCAGCTACGACGTCGAGATGATGCGCCAGGTCGGGTTCTGCTCGGGCATCGAGAACTACTCCCGGCACATCGACGGCCGGCCCGGCGGGTCCGCGCCGGCCACCCTGATCGACTACTTCCCGGACGACTTCCTGCTGGTCATCGACGAGTCGCACGTCACCGTGCCGCAGATCGGCGCCATGTACGAGGGCGACGCCTCGCGCAAGCGGGTGCTGGTCGACCACGGGTTCCGGCTCCCGTCGGCCATGGACAACCGGCCGCTGACCTGGGAGGAGTTCGCCGGCCGGATCGGGCAGACGGTGTACCTGTCGGCCACACCCGGCCCGTACGAGCTGGGCCAGGCCCAGGGCGAGTTCGTCGAGCAGGTCATCCGGCCGACCGGGCTGGTCGACCCGGAGGTGGTCATCAAGCCGACCCGCGGCCAGATCGACGACCTGATCGGGGAGATCCGCGCCCGCACCATCCGGGACGAGCGAGTCCTGGTCACCACGCTGACCAAGAAGATGTCCGAGGACCTGACCGATTACCTGCTGGAGCTGGGCATCCGGGTGCGCTACCTGCACTCGGAGGTGGACACCCTGCGCCGGGTCGAGCTGCTGCGCGAACTGCGGCTGGGCGAGTTCGACGTGCTCGTCGGCATCAACCTGCTGCGGGAGGGCCTGGATCTGCCCGAGGTGTCCCTGGTGGCCATCCTGGACGCCGACAAGGAGGGTTTCCTGCGCTCGGAGACCTCGCTCATCCAGACGATCGGCCGGGCCGCGCGCAACGTCAACGGCGAGGTCCACATGTACGCGGACAAGATCACCCCGTCGATGGAACGGGCGATCGACGAGACGAACCGCCGCCGGGAGAAGCAGCAGGAGTACAACCGTGCCCACGGCATCGACCCGATGCCGCTGCGCAAGAAGATCAACGACATCCTGGCACTGGTCTACGCGGAGGCGGACAACACCGTCGACGGCGGGTCACCGGTGAAGGTCGGCGGGTCCGGCCGGAACTCTTCCCGCGGCCGCAAGGCGCAGGGCGAGCCGGGCGGCAAGGCATCCAAGACCTCCGGCGTGTTCGCCGGGCACAACACCGCGGGCATGGCCCGCAGCGAGCTGGCCGACTTGGTCCAGCAGCTGACCGATCAGATGATGGCGGCGGCCCGGGACCTGAAGTTCGAGCTGGCCGGCCGGCTGCGGGACGAGATCTCCGAGCTCAAGCGGGAGATCCGGGACATGGACGCCTCGGGGGTGACCACCGCGAAGGATTCCCGCAAGGCCACGCTGCACGTGGTGAAGTGA
- the coaE gene encoding dephospho-CoA kinase: MITVAVTGGIGSGKSTVSTVLREHGAVVVDSDQLAREVVAPGSPGLAAIAQAFGPAMLTADGALDRAALAAVVFADPAARRQLEQITHPRVRGRFEQIRAAAPAEAIVVNDIPLLTTLAQAASFHLVIGVRAEAEIRVERLIGRGLTEADARARIAAQLSDEQRAPLCDVMLANHGPRTELAGAVDGLWTQRLIPFESNVRAGRRAERGAPRLVAPRASWADDARRLAARISAAAGGARVDHIGSTAIPGLPAKDVLDLQLTVDSLDQADALAPALAAAGFPAVPGIRADTPHPESADPAGWVKRYHANADPGQSLNLHVRVRDWPNWRCALLLRDWLIADPAAIAEYRALKQGLARRFAGDPDADRYAQAKEPWLADAYGRAQQWATSTGWRPAETGTVGPSA; the protein is encoded by the coding sequence ATGATCACTGTCGCGGTCACCGGAGGCATCGGCTCCGGCAAGTCCACCGTGTCCACGGTCCTGCGCGAGCACGGCGCGGTGGTCGTCGACTCCGACCAGCTGGCCCGCGAGGTGGTCGCCCCGGGCAGCCCGGGGCTGGCCGCCATCGCGCAGGCCTTCGGACCGGCGATGCTGACCGCCGACGGCGCGCTGGATCGGGCCGCGCTGGCCGCCGTGGTGTTCGCCGACCCGGCCGCCCGCCGGCAGCTGGAACAGATCACCCACCCGCGCGTGCGGGGCCGCTTCGAGCAGATCCGGGCCGCCGCGCCGGCCGAGGCGATCGTGGTCAACGACATCCCGCTGCTGACCACGCTGGCCCAGGCGGCGTCGTTCCACCTGGTCATCGGGGTGCGGGCGGAGGCCGAGATCCGGGTCGAGCGGCTGATCGGCCGCGGGCTGACCGAGGCCGACGCCCGGGCCCGCATCGCCGCCCAGCTCTCCGACGAGCAGCGGGCCCCGCTGTGCGACGTCATGCTGGCCAATCACGGCCCCCGGACGGAGCTGGCCGGCGCGGTCGACGGGCTGTGGACGCAGCGGCTGATCCCGTTCGAGAGCAACGTGCGGGCCGGCCGGCGGGCCGAGCGCGGGGCGCCGCGGCTGGTCGCCCCCCGCGCGAGCTGGGCCGACGACGCCCGGCGCCTGGCCGCCCGGATCTCCGCGGCCGCGGGTGGGGCTCGCGTCGACCACATCGGCTCGACGGCGATCCCGGGCCTGCCGGCCAAGGACGTCCTGGACCTGCAACTGACCGTGGACTCCCTGGATCAGGCCGACGCCCTGGCGCCGGCCCTGGCCGCCGCCGGCTTCCCGGCCGTTCCCGGCATCCGCGCGGACACCCCGCACCCGGAGAGCGCCGACCCGGCCGGGTGGGTCAAGCGGTACCACGCGAACGCTGATCCCGGGCAAAGTCTCAACCTCCACGTGAGGGTGAGAGATTGGCCGAATTGGCGATGCGCCCTGCTCCTGCGGGACTGGCTGATCGCCGATCCGGCCGCCATCGCCGAGTACCGGGCGCTCAAGCAGGGCCTGGCCCGGCGCTTCGCCGGCGACCCGGACGCGGATCGCTACGCCCAGGCGAAGGAGCCCTGGCTGGCCGACGCCTACGGCCGGGCCCAGCAATGGGCCACGAGCACCGGGTGGCGACCTGCGGAAACCGGCACTGTCGGACCGTCCGCGTAG
- the rpsA gene encoding 30S ribosomal protein S1, whose product MSISTVAAPQVAINDIGSAEDFLAAIDSTIKYFNDGDIVEGTIVKVDRDEVLLDIGYKTEGVIPSRELSIKHDVDPSEVVEIGEHVEALVLQKEDKEGRLILSKKRAQYERAWGTIEKIKEEDGVVSGTVIEVVKGGLILDIGLRGFLPASLVEMRRVRDLQPYVGRQLDAKIIELDKNRNNVVLSRRQWLEQTQSEVRSEFLNQLGKGQVRKGVVSSIVNFGAFVDLGGVDGLVHVSELSWKHIDHPSEVVEVGQEVTVEVLDVDMDRERVSLSLKATQEDPWRHFARTHAIGQVVPGKVTKLVPFGAFVRVYDGIEGLVHISELAGRHVEVPEQVVTVDDEIFVRVIDIDLERRRISLSLKQANEGITAETEFDDVRAQYGVVDHYDEQGNFVPPEGFDVETGEWLEGFDTQREAWEKQYADAHAVYESHLKQIAAAQVADAESAEPSNYSSDTAAAAGEQVPAGSLVNDEQLAALRERLAGN is encoded by the coding sequence ATGTCCATCTCTACCGTCGCCGCCCCACAGGTCGCCATCAACGACATCGGGTCGGCTGAGGACTTCCTCGCCGCCATCGATTCCACGATCAAGTACTTCAACGATGGCGACATCGTCGAAGGCACCATCGTCAAGGTCGATCGCGATGAGGTCCTGCTCGACATCGGCTACAAGACCGAGGGCGTCATCCCCTCGCGTGAGCTGTCCATCAAGCACGATGTCGACCCCAGCGAGGTCGTCGAGATCGGCGAGCACGTCGAGGCCCTCGTCCTGCAGAAGGAGGACAAGGAAGGCCGCCTCATCCTGTCCAAGAAGCGAGCTCAGTACGAGCGCGCCTGGGGCACGATCGAGAAGATCAAGGAAGAGGACGGCGTCGTCTCCGGCACCGTCATCGAGGTCGTCAAGGGCGGCCTGATCCTGGACATCGGCCTGCGCGGCTTCCTGCCCGCGTCCCTGGTCGAGATGCGCCGTGTCCGCGACCTGCAGCCCTACGTGGGCCGCCAGCTGGACGCCAAGATCATCGAGCTGGACAAGAACCGCAACAACGTGGTGCTGTCCCGCCGGCAGTGGCTCGAGCAGACCCAGTCCGAGGTGCGCAGCGAGTTCCTCAACCAGCTGGGCAAGGGCCAGGTCCGCAAGGGCGTCGTGTCCTCCATCGTCAACTTCGGTGCGTTCGTCGACCTGGGTGGCGTGGACGGCCTGGTGCACGTCTCCGAGCTGTCCTGGAAGCACATCGACCACCCGTCCGAGGTCGTCGAGGTCGGCCAGGAGGTCACCGTCGAGGTCCTGGACGTCGACATGGACCGCGAGCGCGTCTCGCTGTCGCTCAAGGCGACCCAGGAGGATCCGTGGCGGCACTTCGCCCGGACCCACGCCATCGGCCAGGTCGTCCCCGGCAAGGTCACCAAGCTGGTTCCGTTCGGCGCGTTCGTGCGCGTCTACGACGGCATCGAGGGCCTGGTGCACATCTCGGAGCTGGCCGGCCGCCACGTGGAGGTCCCCGAGCAGGTCGTGACCGTCGACGACGAGATCTTCGTCCGCGTCATCGACATCGACCTGGAGCGTCGTCGGATCTCGCTGTCGCTCAAGCAGGCCAACGAGGGCATCACCGCCGAGACCGAGTTCGACGACGTGCGGGCCCAGTACGGCGTGGTCGACCACTACGACGAGCAGGGCAACTTCGTGCCGCCGGAGGGCTTCGACGTCGAGACCGGCGAGTGGCTCGAGGGCTTCGACACGCAGCGCGAGGCGTGGGAGAAGCAGTACGCCGACGCGCACGCGGTGTACGAGTCGCACCTCAAGCAGATCGCGGCCGCCCAGGTGGCGGACGCGGAGTCGGCCGAGCCGAGCAACTACTCGTCCGACACGGCTGCGGCCGCCGGCGAGCAGGTCCCGGCCGGTTCGCTGGTCAACGACGAGCAGCTCGCTGCGCTGCGGGAGCGTCTGGCCGGTAACTGA